CACTGAGATCAGAATACGAGCTTGAGAGCGGGAGTGAAGCGGAATGAATGTGCTGGAAATCCGGAATTTGACGAAAAAGTTTGGGGATTTTACCGCAGTGGACAATATGTCGCTCCGCATCCGGGAAGGCGAAATTTTTGGCTTTCTCGGTTCGAACGGCGCGGGAAAAAGCACAACGATCCATATGATCGCCTCGCTGCTGCGCATCACGAAGGGCGAGATTCTGCTGATGGGCAAAAGCATCGAAAAAAACAGCCGCTTTGCCAAAATGAATCTTGGCATCGTGCCGCAGGATATCGCCATTTACGAGAATATGTCGGCCTATGAGAATGTCAGCTTTTTCGCGGGCCTGTACGGGCTGCGGGGCGGTAAACTGAAGGAGCGGACGGAAGAGGCGCTGCAATTCGTAGGCCTAGCCGACAAAGCAAACAGCCGGCCGGTCAATTTTTCCGGCGGGATGAAGCGCCGGCTGAACATCGCCTGCGCGATTGCGCACCGGCCGAAGCTGATCATTATGGACGAACCGACCGTAGGCATCGATCCGCAGTCGCGCAACTACATTCTGACATCGGTGCAGAAGCTGAACGAAATGGGCTGTACGATCATTTATACCAGCCACTATATGGAAGAAGTCGAGGAAATCTGCACGCGCATCGCCATTATGGATCATGGCAAAATCATTGCGGAAGGCACGAAAGAGCAGCTCAAAGCCATCATCACCGATACGAAGGACATCCGGATCGAGACGAAGTCCGCGGACGGCCTTCCGATGGAGGCGATCCGCAGCCTTCCGGGCATTCAGGCGGCAGAGGCGGACGAGAACGTCATCAAGATTCATTCGCGGACGGAAGTCAACAACCTGAACCGCATTTTGCAGGAGCTGTTGAAGGCCGGCATTGAAGTCCGTTCGCTGCAGGAGAAGGAGCCGAATCTGGAGACGGTCTTCCTCACGCTGACGGGCCGTTCGCTCCGGGATTAACGGCAGGGGAAAGGGGAGGAACAAATGAACATTCTCAGTATCGCGCGAAAAGAAATCAAAAGGGATTTTCGGGATATTCGAACGCTCATCTTTATGCTGGTCTTTCCGATCGTGCTGATGTTGATTCTGGGGACGGCGCTGACGAACGCGTTCAGCTCCAGCATTCAGCTGGGCGGCATGACGCTGCTGTATCGGGTGGACGCCGGCAGCGGGGCGGCCGCCGCGTGGCAGACGTTTATGAAAGGCGCCGCCGGTTCGGGCGTCGAATTCGTCAAGGCCGAGCCCGGAACGGACGGCAAAAGCAAGGTGGAAGACAATACCTATACCGGCTATGCGGACGTCACCGACAAAGGTGTCCGCTACTACGGCAGC
This genomic window from Paenibacillus humicola contains:
- a CDS encoding ABC transporter ATP-binding protein — encoded protein: MNVLEIRNLTKKFGDFTAVDNMSLRIREGEIFGFLGSNGAGKSTTIHMIASLLRITKGEILLMGKSIEKNSRFAKMNLGIVPQDIAIYENMSAYENVSFFAGLYGLRGGKLKERTEEALQFVGLADKANSRPVNFSGGMKRRLNIACAIAHRPKLIIMDEPTVGIDPQSRNYILTSVQKLNEMGCTIIYTSHYMEEVEEICTRIAIMDHGKIIAEGTKEQLKAIITDTKDIRIETKSADGLPMEAIRSLPGIQAAEADENVIKIHSRTEVNNLNRILQELLKAGIEVRSLQEKEPNLETVFLTLTGRSLRD